One Oncorhynchus keta strain PuntledgeMale-10-30-2019 chromosome 11, Oket_V2, whole genome shotgun sequence DNA window includes the following coding sequences:
- the LOC118390031 gene encoding spindle and kinetochore-associated protein 2-like yields the protein MNQTSGFIFTGLHEECKLFNMETAVDKLEAMFQKAEADMDYMEKRLRLEFLTRAPENGAAEENPVKLLENLSAIKVRHAALCTQVQEIAAEQKQSMDSIRAHLDTTVQLVQQLQQTADVEIPPLTEMEQESADFLGLSVNQNTAGLLMSMEPSVQEQPQLVP from the exons ATGAATCAGACCAGTGGCTTTATATTCACGGGGCTGCATGAGGAATGTAAactatttaacatggagacagcaGTTGATAAACTGGAGGCGATG TTCCAGAAGGCAGAGGCTGACATGGACTACATGGAGAAACGGCTGAGGCTGGAATTCCTGACACGTGCTCCAGAGAACGGTGCAGCAGAG gaaaaccctgtgAAGCTGCTGGAGAACCTGTCTGCCATCAAGGTGAGGCATGCGGCCTTGTGCACACAAGTACAGGAGATTGCAGCCGAGCAGAAGCAGTCAATGGACTCCATTCGAGCACACCTCGACACCACTGTGCAGCTGGTGCAACAGTTACAGCAGACTGCTGACGTTGAG ATTCCACCACTGACTGAGATGGAGCAGGAGTCTGCAGATTTCCTTGGTTTATCAGTCAATCAAAACACAGCAGGG TTACTGATGTCTATGGAGCCTTCAGTCCAAGAGCAGCCTCAGT TGGTGCCCTAA